In a single window of the Luteibacter rhizovicinus DSM 16549 genome:
- a CDS encoding thymidine kinase, with amino-acid sequence MAKLYFYYSAMNAGKTTTLLQSAHNYHERGMRTLILTPALDNRYGEGIVASRIGLQARAVRFAGDENLLTIAERDIARRGPLHCVLVDEAQFLSKGQVWQLSDVVDKLGIPVLAYGLRTDFRGELFEGSKYLLAWADNLDEIKTICHSGKKATMVVRVDEHGRAVTQGPQVEIGGNDRYVSVSRAEFKSITAGDGRIELQQSVLPLGESEPDEGKST; translated from the coding sequence ATGGCCAAGCTCTACTTCTACTACTCGGCAATGAATGCCGGAAAGACCACGACGCTGCTGCAAAGCGCGCATAACTACCACGAACGCGGCATGCGCACGCTGATCCTCACGCCGGCGCTGGACAACCGTTACGGGGAGGGCATCGTCGCCTCCCGCATCGGCCTGCAGGCCCGGGCCGTGCGTTTCGCCGGCGACGAGAACCTCCTGACCATCGCGGAACGGGATATCGCCCGGCGCGGCCCGCTTCACTGCGTGCTGGTCGATGAAGCGCAGTTCCTCAGCAAGGGGCAGGTCTGGCAGTTGTCCGACGTGGTCGACAAGCTGGGCATCCCGGTGCTCGCCTACGGCCTGCGTACCGACTTCCGGGGCGAATTGTTCGAGGGCAGCAAGTACCTCCTGGCCTGGGCGGATAACCTCGACGAGATCAAGACCATCTGCCACTCCGGCAAGAAGGCGACCATGGTGGTGCGCGTGGATGAACACGGCCGGGCCGTGACCCAGGGCCCGCAGGTTGAGATTGGCGGCAACGACCGCTATGTCTCCGTGAGTCGCGCCGAGTTCAAAAGCATCACCGCCGGCGACGGCCGTATCGAGCTGCAGCAATCCGTGCTGCCGCTGGGCGAAAGCGAACCAGACGAAGGAAAAAGCACGTGA
- a CDS encoding UvrD-helicase domain-containing protein, which yields MLNPQQHAAVEYCDGPLLVLAGAGSGKTRVITEKISHLISHRHLAAEKIAAITFTNKAAKEMRERVGRLISEQSAKALTVCTFHALGLKFLQIEHDRAQLRRGFSVLDADDSANMIKELSPKGVKPEVIQGIRNLVGKAKNGGLTPEEAMAAARSPREIEAATIYDLYQQRLAAFNAVDFDDLIRLPLRILESDDDARAIWQERLRYLLVDEYQDTNDAQYRLLKAIAGPKARFTCVGDDDQSIYAWRGANPENIDQLGRDFTNLRVIKLEQNYRCAKRILRAANQLIANNPHVHDKKLWSDHVEGPPIRVLECKDNDHEAERIAAIASSLHEKYKEKGARWDDFCILYRGNFQARVLEKALRLAKVPYHLSGALSFLDRAEVKDILCYLRLLTNPTDDAAFLRVVNVPKREIGSTSLEKLGQMAQTRNASLLEATRSDAVLKTISSRPASALAGFSRLMDELRSDANHLSAADLVQTIIEKTGYGAQIAASTPDDVLRERRLGNLRELADWFRAMSKDGGRTGDIAAQLALLSHADRDDPGNALRMMTLHSAKGLEFRFVFIVGCEDGTLPHEGAIDEGRLDEERRLMYVGITRAKEMLTLSFSARSRKYGEVLSNDPSRFLEELPQDDLHWDGKDPEADAEVKMETAATHMARIRAMLAGGA from the coding sequence ATGCTCAATCCGCAACAACACGCGGCTGTCGAATACTGCGACGGCCCCCTCCTCGTGCTGGCCGGCGCCGGCTCCGGCAAGACCCGTGTCATCACGGAGAAGATCTCGCACCTGATCTCGCACCGGCACCTGGCGGCCGAGAAAATCGCGGCGATCACCTTTACCAACAAGGCCGCCAAGGAAATGCGCGAACGCGTCGGCCGTCTGATTTCCGAGCAGTCGGCGAAGGCGCTCACGGTGTGCACCTTCCACGCGCTCGGGCTGAAGTTTCTCCAGATCGAGCATGATCGCGCGCAGTTGCGCCGCGGCTTCTCCGTGCTCGACGCCGACGACAGCGCCAACATGATCAAGGAGCTTTCGCCCAAGGGCGTGAAGCCCGAAGTGATCCAGGGCATTCGCAACCTGGTCGGCAAGGCGAAGAACGGCGGCCTCACGCCCGAAGAAGCGATGGCGGCAGCGCGCAGCCCGCGCGAGATCGAAGCCGCGACGATCTACGACCTCTACCAACAACGCCTGGCCGCCTTCAACGCGGTGGATTTCGACGACCTCATCCGCCTGCCCCTGCGCATCCTGGAAAGCGACGACGACGCGCGTGCGATCTGGCAGGAGCGCCTGCGTTACCTGCTGGTCGACGAATACCAGGACACCAACGACGCGCAGTACCGCCTGCTCAAGGCGATCGCCGGACCGAAAGCGCGCTTCACCTGCGTCGGCGACGACGACCAGAGCATCTATGCCTGGCGCGGCGCCAATCCCGAAAACATCGACCAGCTGGGACGCGACTTCACCAACCTGCGTGTGATCAAGCTCGAGCAGAACTACCGCTGCGCCAAGCGCATCCTGCGCGCCGCCAACCAGCTGATCGCGAACAACCCGCACGTCCACGACAAGAAGCTGTGGAGCGACCACGTCGAAGGTCCGCCGATTCGCGTTCTCGAGTGCAAGGACAACGACCACGAGGCCGAGCGCATCGCCGCGATCGCATCCAGCCTGCACGAGAAATACAAAGAGAAAGGCGCGCGCTGGGACGACTTCTGCATCCTTTATCGCGGCAATTTCCAGGCACGCGTGCTGGAGAAGGCGCTGCGCCTGGCCAAGGTGCCGTACCACCTCAGCGGGGCGCTGTCCTTCCTCGATCGCGCGGAAGTGAAGGACATCCTCTGCTACCTGCGCCTGCTCACCAACCCGACGGACGATGCCGCCTTCCTTCGCGTGGTCAACGTACCCAAGCGCGAGATCGGCTCGACCTCGCTCGAGAAACTCGGCCAGATGGCACAGACGCGCAATGCGTCGCTGCTCGAGGCGACACGCAGCGACGCGGTGCTGAAGACGATCTCATCGCGCCCCGCGTCCGCCCTCGCCGGCTTCTCGCGCCTGATGGACGAGTTGCGCAGCGATGCCAATCATCTCAGCGCCGCCGATCTGGTCCAGACCATCATCGAAAAGACGGGCTACGGTGCGCAGATCGCTGCCTCGACACCCGATGACGTGCTGCGCGAGCGTCGCCTCGGCAACCTGCGCGAACTGGCCGACTGGTTCCGAGCCATGAGCAAGGACGGTGGCCGTACCGGCGATATCGCCGCCCAGCTCGCGCTGCTCAGTCATGCCGACCGTGACGACCCGGGCAACGCCCTGCGCATGATGACCCTACATTCGGCCAAGGGTCTGGAGTTTCGCTTCGTCTTCATCGTCGGATGCGAGGATGGCACCTTGCCGCACGAAGGTGCCATCGACGAAGGCCGCCTCGACGAGGAACGCCGACTGATGTACGTCGGCATCACGCGCGCCAAGGAGATGCTGACGTTGTCGTTCTCGGCACGCTCGCGCAAGTACGGCGAGGTGCTCTCCAACGATCCGAGTCGCTTCCTTGAAGAACTGCCGCAGGACGATCTCCACTGGGACGGCAAGGATCCCGAGGCCGATGCCGAAGTGAAGATGGAAACCGCGGCCACTCACATGGCGCGTATCCGCGCGATGCTCGCCGGCGGCGCCTGA
- a CDS encoding AI-2E family transporter, whose amino-acid sequence MVSTPGDSRLVRIATYVLAALALWGVLVLHLVSALLAGLLVYEVVEALTPLIRRVVPGERARPIAVACVAVVVVGALTLIVVAALGFYRRDIGDPQELWDSKLLPLFDKAHEQLPPWLTSRLPDSFGDFRERGMGWAHEHAGDLKLMGTTAARVFAHILIGLVLGAIVAISHGSGGRPARPLSFELSTRAMRLADAFHNIIFAQLKISAINTTLAALFLLAGLPMFGIHIPLAKTLVILTFVVGLLPVVGNLVSNVLITIAGLSVSLWVGVAALGFLIVVHKLEYFLNAKIVGGQIRARTWELLIAMLVFEAAFGLAGLVAAPIYYAYLKSELEAEELI is encoded by the coding sequence ATGGTCAGTACACCGGGCGATTCGCGCCTCGTCCGCATCGCCACTTACGTCCTCGCGGCCCTCGCGCTGTGGGGCGTGCTCGTGCTTCACCTCGTCTCGGCCCTGTTGGCCGGTTTGCTGGTTTACGAGGTGGTCGAAGCGCTCACACCGCTGATTCGTCGCGTGGTACCTGGCGAGCGCGCACGGCCGATCGCCGTCGCCTGTGTCGCCGTGGTCGTGGTCGGCGCGCTCACCCTTATCGTGGTCGCCGCGCTCGGCTTTTACCGTCGCGACATCGGCGACCCCCAGGAGTTGTGGGACAGCAAGCTGCTGCCGCTCTTCGACAAGGCGCACGAACAACTGCCGCCCTGGCTCACCTCACGGTTGCCGGACAGCTTCGGCGACTTCCGTGAGCGTGGCATGGGCTGGGCCCACGAGCATGCGGGCGACCTCAAACTGATGGGCACGACGGCGGCGCGTGTCTTCGCGCACATCCTGATCGGCCTGGTCCTCGGCGCCATCGTCGCCATTTCCCACGGCTCAGGCGGGCGCCCGGCGCGGCCGTTATCGTTCGAACTGTCGACCCGCGCCATGCGTCTCGCCGATGCCTTTCACAACATCATCTTCGCCCAGCTGAAGATCTCGGCGATCAACACCACGTTGGCCGCCTTGTTCCTTCTGGCGGGCCTGCCGATGTTCGGTATCCACATACCGCTGGCCAAGACCCTGGTCATCCTCACCTTCGTCGTCGGACTCCTTCCCGTCGTCGGCAACCTGGTTTCCAACGTGCTGATCACCATCGCCGGATTGTCGGTGTCGCTCTGGGTCGGGGTCGCGGCGCTCGGCTTCCTGATCGTGGTGCACAAGCTGGAATACTTCCTCAACGCCAAGATCGTCGGCGGGCAGATCCGCGCACGCACCTGGGAGCTGCTGATCGCCATGCTGGTGTTCGAGGCGGCCTTCGGCCTGGCGGGACTCGTCGCCGCGCCGATCTACTACGCCTATCTCAAGAGCGAGCTCGAGGCCGAAGAACTGATCTGA
- a CDS encoding AI-2E family transporter, with protein MDVASSRTHVIRIASYIAMGVGLFLVLYLRLLPALLAGLLVYEVVVSVAPLMGRRLSGDRARVLAVALVAIVVVGLLTLLILGGISFFRNEIGNPEDLWQNKLMPLVERAREQMPQSIVGRLPESVDALRVTALDWARSNAVTLQLAGKEAARVLVHILIGLVLGAIVALGRTRPSHQVGPFAAELSLRSARLADAFHNIVFAQIKISLVNTALTAVYLLCVLPLFGVHLPLTKTLIVITFLVGLLPVIGNLLSNTAITIVGLSVSLYVGIGALVFLIVIHKFEYFLNARIVGSQIRARAWELLVAMLLCEAAFGLPGVVAAPIFYAYLKSELEAERLI; from the coding sequence ATGGACGTCGCCAGCTCGCGCACTCACGTCATCCGCATCGCCAGCTACATCGCGATGGGGGTCGGCCTCTTCCTCGTGCTCTATCTGCGCCTGTTGCCGGCACTCCTCGCCGGCTTGCTGGTCTACGAGGTCGTGGTGTCCGTAGCGCCCCTGATGGGGCGCCGTCTTTCGGGCGACCGTGCGCGGGTCCTCGCCGTGGCCCTGGTCGCCATCGTCGTGGTCGGCTTGCTGACCCTGTTGATCCTCGGCGGCATCAGCTTTTTCCGCAACGAGATCGGCAATCCGGAGGACCTCTGGCAGAACAAGCTGATGCCGTTGGTCGAGCGTGCTCGCGAGCAGATGCCCCAGTCCATCGTCGGACGCCTGCCGGAGAGCGTGGACGCGCTACGCGTCACGGCCCTCGACTGGGCACGCTCCAACGCCGTGACCCTGCAGCTCGCCGGCAAGGAAGCGGCCCGCGTCCTCGTGCACATCCTCATCGGCCTGGTGCTCGGTGCGATCGTGGCACTTGGTCGCACGCGACCGTCGCACCAGGTCGGTCCGTTCGCCGCGGAACTCAGCCTGCGCAGTGCGCGCCTGGCGGATGCGTTTCACAACATCGTGTTCGCCCAGATCAAGATCTCGCTGGTCAACACGGCCCTCACCGCCGTGTACCTCCTCTGCGTCCTGCCGTTGTTCGGCGTGCACCTGCCGCTGACCAAAACGCTGATCGTGATCACCTTCCTGGTCGGCCTCCTGCCCGTGATCGGCAACCTGCTCTCCAACACGGCGATCACCATCGTTGGCCTCTCGGTGTCGCTGTACGTCGGCATCGGCGCCCTGGTCTTCCTCATCGTCATCCACAAGTTCGAATACTTCCTCAACGCGCGCATCGTCGGCAGCCAGATCCGCGCGCGCGCCTGGGAGCTGCTCGTGGCGATGTTGCTGTGCGAGGCGGCGTTCGGCCTGCCGGGCGTGGTAGCGGCCCCGATCTTCTACGCCTACCTGAAGTCTGAACTGGAAGCCGAGCGCTTGATCTAG
- a CDS encoding 5'-nucleotidase, lipoprotein e(P4) family, which translates to MMKFVPAALAAALVLAGCAATPHAKTATAPAVAAPAPAATPAVAGPAADDNLNAVAWSQNASEHDFIYLQTFRDAQEKLLKAKQDAAWDALPKDDRAAHPSLKGLKPAVILDIDETALDNSPYQARLIRAGSEFNEADWAAWCKEAIARPLPGAIAFTKFAADHGIAVIYISNRAKDLDEATLANLRSAGFPVAGKESFLGLGTFVEGCEQAGSEKGCRRQLVAKNYRVLMQFGDQIGDFANILGNNAEGRTRAMAPYTAWIGERWFVLPNPTYGSWEPALFDNDFSLPRSERRQKKIDALRTK; encoded by the coding sequence ATGATGAAGTTCGTTCCGGCTGCGCTCGCCGCGGCCCTGGTGCTCGCCGGCTGTGCCGCCACGCCCCACGCGAAGACCGCCACGGCGCCTGCCGTCGCCGCGCCCGCGCCGGCCGCAACTCCGGCGGTCGCCGGTCCCGCTGCCGATGACAATCTCAACGCGGTGGCCTGGTCGCAGAACGCCAGCGAGCACGACTTCATTTACCTGCAGACCTTCCGCGACGCGCAGGAGAAACTTCTCAAGGCGAAGCAGGATGCCGCCTGGGATGCCCTGCCAAAAGACGACCGCGCCGCCCATCCGTCTCTGAAGGGCCTGAAGCCGGCTGTCATCCTGGATATCGACGAAACGGCGCTCGACAACTCGCCTTACCAGGCTCGCCTGATCCGTGCGGGCAGCGAGTTCAACGAGGCCGACTGGGCCGCCTGGTGCAAGGAAGCCATCGCGCGTCCGCTGCCTGGGGCAATCGCCTTCACGAAGTTCGCCGCCGATCACGGCATCGCCGTGATCTACATTTCCAACCGTGCCAAAGATCTGGACGAGGCCACCTTGGCCAACCTCCGCTCGGCGGGTTTCCCCGTGGCGGGCAAGGAGTCCTTCCTTGGTCTGGGTACCTTCGTCGAAGGATGCGAGCAGGCGGGCAGCGAGAAAGGCTGCCGCCGGCAGTTAGTGGCGAAGAACTACCGCGTCCTCATGCAGTTCGGCGACCAGATCGGCGATTTCGCCAATATTCTGGGCAACAACGCTGAGGGCCGCACCCGCGCGATGGCGCCGTATACGGCGTGGATCGGCGAGCGCTGGTTCGTCCTTCCGAACCCCACCTACGGCAGCTGGGAGCCGGCGCTGTTCGATAACGACTTCAGCCTGCCGCGCAGTGAGCGTCGCCAGAAAAAGATCGACGCGCTTCGGACCAAGTAA
- the plsB gene encoding glycerol-3-phosphate 1-O-acyltransferase PlsB: protein MSADPHVHVARSPWWFKLLGRLLEPWVRIKRDPAEPTTLLKSGAAVCYAIERDGASDALILERACREAGLPSPMQLLELPGRRRRSVFSLSRRHGWLFGRTDARGPKEPIGQLIRALEDDPQRDIQVVPVSIYVGRAPNRESGWFSVLFAENWLVVGRFRRMLALLLNGRDTVVHFSAPVSLRSVLADSNGLSPERLTRKIARVLRTHFRRIRAAVIGPDLSHRRTVVDAVLNTEPVRDAIAATASKENITLAKAQRRARDFALEIAADYSHPVVRSTSFLLSNFWNKLYDGIAMHHFDKARAAAPGHEVVYVPCHRSHTDYLLLSYQLHYSGVVPPHIAAGVNLNLPGVGPILRRGGAFFLRRSFKGNAMYSVVFNEYLAQLVDRGVPLEYFIEGGRSRTGRLLAPRAGMLAMTLRAFLRAPRRPVLFQPVYIGYEKLMEGKSYAGELSGKPKEKESLLGLIRGLKVLRQRYGHVTLNFGEPILLTPMLDAVAPDWRVTTAEHDAKPEWMSHLVDDLAERIQVNINRAADVNPINLLALALLATPKHAMAENDLLAQIELTKSLFQELPYSDRVTITPMNPQGIVAYGEQMGWIRRVRHPLGDVLVTEGEQAVLLSYFRNNVLHLNAAAAWVAACFLNNRRMSRSSVLRLGKLIYPFIQGELFLPWDQDGFANEVQETIEFFVRRGILESSSEGRVLERGPGQDDGAYQLRVIARSMLQAFERYYIAIAALVKNGPHTMSSGELETACTLTAQRLGLLNELSAPEFFDKALFRGFIQKLREVKVVWTDEAGKLDFSDALEDMVRDARVILAREVRHSILKITPGGENERDLDARPPDDPGETSAESLHDRHVANEETRHKHPL from the coding sequence ATGAGTGCGGATCCGCACGTCCATGTCGCCCGTTCACCCTGGTGGTTCAAGCTGCTGGGTCGGCTTCTCGAACCCTGGGTGCGGATCAAGCGCGATCCCGCCGAGCCCACCACCCTGCTCAAGAGCGGGGCCGCCGTGTGCTACGCGATCGAACGCGATGGTGCCTCCGATGCGCTGATCCTGGAACGCGCCTGTCGCGAGGCAGGCCTGCCCAGCCCGATGCAGCTGCTGGAACTGCCCGGTCGCCGCCGTCGCTCCGTGTTCTCGCTGAGCCGTCGCCATGGGTGGCTGTTTGGGCGAACCGATGCGCGCGGACCGAAGGAACCGATCGGCCAGCTCATCCGCGCGCTGGAGGACGATCCCCAGCGCGATATCCAGGTCGTTCCCGTTTCCATTTACGTGGGCCGTGCACCGAACCGCGAGAGCGGCTGGTTCAGCGTGCTGTTCGCCGAGAACTGGCTGGTGGTCGGCCGCTTCCGCCGCATGCTCGCCTTGCTGCTCAATGGTCGCGACACCGTCGTGCACTTCTCCGCGCCGGTATCGTTGCGCAGTGTGCTGGCCGATTCGAACGGCCTGTCGCCCGAACGGCTCACCCGCAAGATCGCCCGCGTGCTGCGCACGCACTTCCGGCGCATCCGTGCGGCCGTGATCGGTCCCGACCTGTCGCACCGCCGCACCGTGGTCGATGCGGTACTCAACACCGAGCCGGTACGCGACGCGATCGCCGCGACGGCGAGCAAGGAAAACATCACGCTGGCCAAGGCGCAGCGTCGGGCACGCGATTTCGCGCTCGAGATCGCCGCCGACTACTCGCACCCGGTGGTTCGCTCGACCTCCTTCCTGCTCTCCAATTTCTGGAACAAGCTTTACGACGGTATCGCCATGCACCACTTCGACAAGGCCCGCGCCGCGGCGCCGGGTCATGAAGTGGTCTACGTGCCATGCCATCGCAGCCACACCGACTACCTGCTGCTGTCCTACCAGTTGCATTACTCGGGCGTGGTGCCGCCGCACATCGCCGCCGGTGTGAACCTCAACCTGCCCGGCGTCGGTCCGATCCTCCGTCGCGGCGGCGCGTTCTTCCTGCGCCGCAGCTTCAAGGGCAATGCGATGTATTCGGTAGTCTTCAACGAATACCTCGCCCAGCTGGTCGACCGCGGCGTGCCCCTGGAATACTTCATCGAAGGGGGCCGCTCACGTACCGGCCGACTGCTGGCGCCACGCGCCGGCATGCTGGCCATGACCTTGCGCGCCTTCCTGCGCGCGCCACGCCGCCCCGTCCTGTTCCAGCCCGTGTATATCGGCTACGAGAAGCTGATGGAAGGCAAGTCGTACGCCGGTGAGCTTTCCGGCAAGCCGAAGGAGAAGGAATCCCTGCTTGGCCTTATCCGCGGCCTGAAGGTGCTGCGCCAGCGCTACGGGCATGTCACGCTCAACTTCGGCGAGCCCATCCTGCTCACACCCATGCTGGACGCCGTCGCGCCCGACTGGCGCGTGACGACGGCCGAGCACGATGCCAAGCCGGAATGGATGAGCCACCTGGTCGACGATCTCGCCGAGCGCATCCAGGTCAACATCAATCGCGCGGCCGACGTCAATCCGATCAACCTGCTCGCACTGGCGCTGTTGGCCACGCCCAAGCATGCGATGGCCGAGAACGACCTGCTGGCCCAGATCGAGCTGACCAAGTCGTTGTTCCAGGAACTGCCTTACTCCGACCGCGTCACGATTACGCCCATGAATCCGCAGGGCATCGTCGCCTACGGCGAACAGATGGGCTGGATCCGTCGCGTGCGTCATCCGCTCGGCGACGTGCTCGTCACCGAAGGCGAACAGGCCGTCCTCCTTTCGTACTTCCGCAACAACGTCCTGCACCTCAATGCAGCGGCTGCGTGGGTGGCCGCATGCTTCCTCAACAACCGACGCATGTCACGCTCGTCCGTGCTGCGCCTGGGCAAGTTGATCTATCCCTTCATCCAGGGCGAGCTGTTCCTGCCCTGGGACCAGGACGGGTTCGCCAATGAAGTGCAGGAAACGATCGAATTCTTCGTCCGCCGCGGCATCCTCGAATCCAGCAGCGAAGGCCGCGTGCTCGAGCGCGGGCCGGGGCAGGACGACGGCGCGTACCAGCTGCGCGTGATCGCGCGCAGCATGCTGCAAGCCTTCGAGCGTTATTACATCGCCATCGCCGCCCTGGTGAAGAACGGCCCGCACACCATGAGCTCGGGTGAGCTGGAAACCGCGTGCACGCTCACCGCGCAGCGCCTGGGCCTGCTCAACGAACTGTCGGCGCCGGAGTTCTTCGACAAGGCGCTCTTCCGCGGTTTCATCCAGAAGCTGCGCGAAGTGAAGGTGGTCTGGACCGATGAGGCCGGCAAGCTCGACTTCAGCGATGCACTGGAAGACATGGTCCGCGATGCACGCGTGATCCTCGCGCGCGAAGTGCGTCATTCGATCCTCAAGATCACGCCCGGCGGCGAGAACGAGCGCGATCTGGACGCGCGTCCACCGGACGACCCGGGCGAGACCTCTGCGGAGTCGCTGCATGATCGCCACGTCGCCAATGAAGAAACGCGGCATAAGCATCCGCTTTGA
- a CDS encoding dermonecrotic toxin domain-containing protein — protein sequence MDVAPPQAPPAAVSSTQQEAIGGLGRLIDMQTWLAGQQEGMPDLPSPVTADSRDAWLTSLDAFWRQTVEDSPGQVPVARIDALATRIASVLRDDAIVRRLDGTLDGAAADLAERFARTSDGEVPPGLIARSLRVGEADYAGAIIVHERDHPTVVLRFLPDHGWDVFTDLPSLHAQTEAAWRQRLARRRELPGVRVDDIERVVANEHFVDSLPLQGDVFGAMARRVVSLQRGKVEDAWPATSDASTSEWSNDHLLSALDLHDTLDITALLASRENRLTTSVDEQRLARVPEDVARDWREAAKGYHTALLLAASPTRRGADDAPLTLAGWCRKELLTALAQRGITLDPDDIHLEVRDDEGLGVPATGVSPPPPVRMSLAEFALHNTGRYERRHIRVVTNGVPPGAPLPGAHTLRQLVRELDLASRFASYLRERVSDPQGRDFRSATMQIQQARMRAEAVAARMATYLPEQAVAFLDDRGDRGYRMVEAVLNSPAAATRTAVDGHRIAVRQLVYRGVVVSDVLLIGVRDVRGSPRVVLYTPDAPDGRAFREFSDRSALARDFLYAPVFEEYLLARLPTEFGEPRGNGSGRRFRVAKGTRQANWVLAAPGAQRGTVTEEAFEERIVDGDIRMPLDGTAPPHWSHRTGPRSMPC from the coding sequence ATGGACGTGGCGCCGCCGCAGGCACCGCCTGCCGCCGTGAGCAGCACGCAACAGGAAGCGATCGGTGGTCTCGGTCGCCTCATCGACATGCAGACCTGGCTGGCCGGCCAGCAGGAAGGCATGCCCGACCTGCCCTCGCCTGTCACCGCCGACAGCCGCGACGCGTGGCTCACCTCCCTTGACGCGTTCTGGCGGCAGACGGTGGAGGACTCTCCGGGTCAAGTGCCCGTCGCACGCATCGATGCGCTGGCCACGCGGATAGCGTCGGTCTTGCGGGACGACGCCATCGTGCGTCGTCTCGACGGGACGCTGGACGGCGCCGCCGCCGATCTGGCCGAGCGTTTCGCACGCACGTCGGACGGTGAGGTGCCACCGGGACTCATCGCCCGGTCCTTGCGCGTCGGCGAAGCCGACTATGCGGGCGCCATCATCGTGCACGAGCGCGACCATCCTACGGTCGTCCTGCGCTTCTTACCCGACCACGGCTGGGATGTGTTCACCGACCTTCCAAGCCTGCATGCGCAAACCGAAGCCGCATGGAGGCAGCGACTGGCACGCCGGCGTGAGCTGCCGGGCGTACGCGTCGACGACATCGAGCGTGTCGTCGCCAACGAACACTTTGTCGATTCGCTCCCCCTGCAAGGAGACGTCTTCGGCGCGATGGCACGGAGAGTCGTCTCGCTACAGCGGGGGAAAGTCGAGGACGCATGGCCGGCGACCAGCGACGCCAGCACATCCGAGTGGTCCAACGACCACCTTCTGTCTGCCCTCGATCTCCACGACACGCTGGATATCACCGCACTGCTTGCCTCGCGCGAGAACCGCCTCACGACTTCGGTCGACGAACAACGGCTCGCTCGCGTGCCCGAGGACGTCGCGCGCGACTGGCGCGAAGCGGCGAAGGGTTACCACACGGCTTTGCTGCTCGCCGCGTCGCCGACGCGGCGCGGCGCCGACGACGCGCCGCTGACGCTGGCAGGCTGGTGCCGGAAGGAACTCCTGACAGCACTCGCCCAGCGCGGGATCACGCTGGACCCGGACGATATTCATCTGGAGGTTCGCGACGACGAAGGCCTCGGCGTGCCGGCCACGGGCGTAAGCCCCCCACCCCCGGTGCGGATGAGCCTTGCCGAGTTCGCGTTGCACAACACGGGCCGGTACGAAAGGCGACACATCCGCGTCGTTACCAACGGTGTACCTCCGGGCGCGCCGTTGCCTGGCGCTCATACCTTGCGTCAACTGGTCCGGGAACTCGATCTCGCCTCGCGCTTCGCATCCTATCTTCGCGAACGGGTCAGCGATCCGCAGGGGCGGGATTTCCGCAGCGCGACGATGCAGATCCAGCAGGCGCGGATGCGGGCCGAAGCCGTCGCCGCACGCATGGCCACGTACCTTCCCGAGCAAGCCGTGGCCTTTCTGGACGATCGCGGCGATCGTGGATACCGCATGGTCGAGGCCGTCCTGAACAGCCCCGCCGCGGCGACCCGGACGGCCGTCGACGGCCACCGGATCGCCGTTCGCCAGTTGGTCTACCGCGGCGTTGTCGTCAGTGACGTCCTGCTCATCGGCGTCCGTGATGTCCGCGGCTCACCGAGAGTCGTGCTGTACACCCCGGATGCTCCCGACGGACGCGCCTTCCGCGAATTCAGTGACCGGTCCGCCTTGGCCCGGGATTTTCTCTACGCTCCCGTCTTCGAGGAATACCTGCTTGCGCGCCTGCCAACCGAGTTTGGCGAACCGCGGGGCAATGGAAGCGGACGGCGCTTCCGCGTCGCGAAGGGCACGCGACAGGCGAACTGGGTGTTGGCTGCTCCCGGCGCACAACGCGGCACGGTGACGGAGGAAGCGTTCGAGGAGCGCATCGTCGACGGCGATATCAGGATGCCCCTCGACGGAACAGCGCCGCCGCACTGGTCGCACCGTACCGGGCCGAGATCGATGCCGTGTTGA